A genome region from Nycticebus coucang isolate mNycCou1 chromosome 4, mNycCou1.pri, whole genome shotgun sequence includes the following:
- the LOC128584767 gene encoding lithostathine-1-beta-like, whose amino-acid sequence MDVICDHSRAVPGRGYSWCQNLLVSVPSVDPVALTPGPTPRVNAVAPLSDHLINAVPLPGLTGHLRPSQQRLLISSWSKDPPLLSMAQTSSCFILLSCLTFLSLSQGQEVHTELPKARISCPEGTNAYRSYCYFFNEDRETWVDAELYCQNMHSGNLVSVLTQAESAFVASLIKESSTGDCNVWTGLHDPKKNRRWHWSSGSLVSYKSWDTGAPNSDNPGFCASLTSNSGYKKWKDEDCDATFSFVCKFKN is encoded by the exons ATGGATGTCATTTGTGACCACTCCCGGGCTGTACCAGGAAGAGGCTACTCCTGGTGCCAGAACCTCTTGGTGTCAGTGCCCTCTGTAGACCCTGTGGCCCTGACTCCTGGCCCCACCCCTCGAGTAAACGCTGTGGCTCCTCTCTCAGATCATCTTATAAATGCTGTCCCGCTGCCTGGCCTGACAGGCCACCTCAGACCCAGCCAACAG AGATTGCTGATTTCCTCCTGGAGCAAAGATCCCCCACTGCTCAGCATGGCTCAGACCAGCTCATGCTTcatcctcctctcctgcctgacCTTCCTGTCTCTGAGCCAAG GCCAGGAGGTCCACACAGAGCTGCCCAAAGCCCGGATCAGCTGCCCGGAAGGCACCAATGCCTATCGCTCCTACTGCTACTTCTTTAATGAAGACCGTGAGACCTGGGTTGATGCAGAG CTCTACTGCCAGAACATGCATTCGGGCAACCTAGTGTCTGTGCTCACCCAGGCCGAGAGTGCCTTCGTGGCCTCCCTGATTAAGGAAAGCAGCACTGGTGACTGCAACGTCTGGACTGGCCTTCATGATCCCAAGAAG AACCGCCGCTGGCACTGGAGCAGTGGGTCCCTGGTCTCCTACAAATCCTGGGACACGGGAGCTCCGAATAGTGACAATCCTGGCTTCTGTGCCAGCCTGACTTCAAACTCAG GATATAAGAAATGGAAGGATGAGGATTGTGATGCAACGTTCTCCTTTGTCTGCAAATTCAAAAACTAG
- the LOC128584768 gene encoding lithostathine-1-beta, which translates to MAQTSSCFILLSCLTFLSLSQGQEVHTELPKARISCPEGTNAYRSYCYFFNEDHETWVDAELYCQNMHSGNLVSVLTQAEGAFVASLIKESSTGDCNVWTGLHDPKKNRRWHWSSGSLVSYKSWDTGSPSSVSPGYCASLTSSSGYKKWKDESCEAKFSFVCKFKN; encoded by the exons ATGGCTCAGACCAGCTCATGCTTcatcctcctctcctgcctgacCTTCCTGTCTCTGAGCCAAG GCCAGGAGGTCCACACGGAGCTGCCCAAAGCCCGGATCAGCTGCCCAGAAGGCACCAATGCCTATCGCTCCTACTGCTACTTCTTTAATGAAGACCATGAGACCTGGGTTGATGCAGAG CTCTACTGCCAGAACATGCATTCGGGCAACCTGGTGTCTGTGCTCACCCAGGCCGAGGGCGCCTTCGTGGCCTCCCTGATTAAGGAAAGCAGCACTGGTGACTGCAACGTCTGGACTGGCCTCCATGATCCCAAGAAG AACCGCCGTTGGCACTGGAGCAGCGGGTCCCTGGTTTCCTACAAGTCCTGGGACACTGGATCCCCAAGTAGTGTCAGTCCTGGCTACTGTGCTAGCCTGACTTCAAGCTCAG GATACAAGAAATGGAAGGATGAGAGTTGTGAGGCAAAATTCTCCTTTGTCTGCAAGTTCAAAAACTAG